In Alicyclobacillus macrosporangiidus CPP55, a single window of DNA contains:
- a CDS encoding MFS transporter, whose product MLVHLTERQKSMAVHVYAVNIYAFSLNFHTSALLTIVVPAALERLTGPRHTQVLGQLAAISALVSMLLPLIAGIWSDSVKARGGKRRPFILYGGLINALGLFGMYDTNDFGLWVISFLFSIVGQGITIAGYQALWSDVVPAESRGVAAGGQGVATLLGNICGLVLSGILGPRRVVAAMAVAMLAGMLVTVCWVREPDSSGIEREPTGGQRRGYRSDAGNRPLSITRALRPPAANRRDFFTVFWAQAFVTFGMTLLMTFVMYFFQDVLHMHNPTAGTAGVASLALFGAVLSSIYLGRISDRMQRRNLVALSGAPMALAAIGFAFLQSPSWLYAFAVMFGFGYGAFLSTGWALTVDVLPDASSTARDLGIWGVASTLPAVIAPVVGAWLLGRFAGPSHGYQVLFVLAGVSLGLGGLTVLRVGTRTRSPLWGVPLRLLIAVIVAAAVLVQCRVRIDGRLPRRRGSTLVISNHLHDLDGMIMPAWLTLAGPWRHPVYYAASQRLFEPGFLAMRFPKLKRFLRRVNLGPLFAAVGVRPIENQPLSRPLASYGYQVLQAAGNRPLGEVFTGQALQELGLRPEDRLSALWSAAAFDAAQRPASLTALRREVRIQVREAVRAVLTEQVNDLLKEVETGGTLFLTPEGKYSDDGLLHRFRLAYQPLFRAARQHYIAAISYDPFAYRRRLGVWVRIVPVPPAQDVVQMLRSHRVITVSQVILHVLTAGVPRQPGSRDEESLPARMCGQSQAHRPLVAAGRTHAAGAPAGLTLADVERGVMHFLEQLPEPVQAAADLRANPRRAVRRALKSMVRAGVLRETAGRYSLRACKTDRHFPNVPDIVSFFTNSLNETLQAADGGRGSPGDGGRAPDPRDDV is encoded by the coding sequence GTGCTGGTACATCTTACGGAGCGACAAAAATCGATGGCTGTCCACGTGTATGCTGTCAACATCTATGCGTTCTCGCTCAACTTCCACACCTCGGCCCTGCTCACCATCGTCGTGCCCGCGGCCTTGGAACGCTTGACCGGGCCTCGGCACACCCAGGTCCTCGGTCAACTGGCCGCCATCAGCGCCCTCGTCTCCATGCTGCTTCCGCTCATCGCCGGGATCTGGTCCGACTCGGTCAAAGCGCGTGGCGGAAAGCGCCGCCCGTTCATTCTGTACGGAGGCCTGATCAACGCCCTCGGGCTCTTTGGCATGTACGATACCAATGACTTCGGCCTTTGGGTGATCTCGTTTTTGTTTTCGATTGTCGGCCAAGGGATCACCATTGCGGGGTACCAAGCCCTGTGGTCAGACGTGGTTCCGGCGGAGTCGCGCGGCGTCGCGGCCGGTGGACAAGGCGTCGCCACGCTGCTGGGCAACATCTGCGGGCTGGTTTTGTCGGGGATACTGGGACCGCGCAGGGTCGTCGCCGCCATGGCCGTAGCGATGTTGGCAGGGATGCTGGTCACGGTGTGCTGGGTCCGTGAGCCCGACTCCAGCGGGATCGAACGGGAACCCACGGGGGGACAGCGACGAGGCTACCGTTCGGACGCCGGGAACAGGCCACTGTCGATCACGCGGGCCCTGCGCCCGCCTGCCGCCAACCGGCGTGACTTTTTCACCGTCTTCTGGGCGCAGGCGTTTGTGACCTTCGGCATGACGCTGCTGATGACCTTTGTGATGTACTTTTTCCAAGACGTCCTGCACATGCACAACCCAACGGCAGGCACTGCGGGTGTCGCTTCCCTGGCGTTGTTCGGGGCAGTCCTCTCCAGCATCTACCTGGGTCGCATCTCGGATCGGATGCAGCGCCGCAACCTGGTGGCCCTCTCCGGCGCTCCAATGGCGCTTGCCGCCATCGGATTTGCGTTCTTGCAGTCGCCGTCGTGGCTGTACGCGTTTGCCGTGATGTTCGGCTTCGGTTACGGCGCCTTCCTGTCCACCGGTTGGGCGCTCACGGTGGACGTTCTGCCGGACGCCAGCAGCACCGCCCGCGATCTCGGCATCTGGGGCGTCGCGTCCACCCTTCCCGCCGTCATCGCTCCTGTGGTCGGTGCCTGGCTGCTCGGGCGGTTCGCGGGGCCGAGCCATGGGTACCAGGTTTTGTTTGTGCTGGCGGGCGTCAGCCTGGGACTGGGCGGCCTGACCGTCCTGCGCGTCGGGACCCGGACGCGGTCCCCGCTCTGGGGTGTCCCGCTGCGGTTGTTGATTGCCGTGATCGTCGCGGCCGCTGTGCTCGTCCAATGCCGCGTGCGCATCGACGGCCGGTTGCCGCGGCGGCGCGGATCGACACTCGTCATCTCCAATCACCTGCACGACCTCGACGGCATGATCATGCCGGCCTGGCTGACTTTAGCCGGACCGTGGCGGCACCCCGTCTATTACGCGGCATCCCAGCGCCTGTTTGAACCGGGCTTCCTGGCGATGCGGTTCCCCAAACTCAAGCGTTTCTTGCGCCGCGTCAACCTCGGTCCCCTGTTCGCCGCGGTTGGCGTGCGCCCGATAGAAAACCAACCGCTGTCCCGCCCTTTGGCCAGTTACGGGTATCAGGTGCTGCAGGCGGCCGGAAACCGGCCACTCGGCGAAGTGTTTACCGGGCAGGCTCTGCAGGAGTTGGGCCTCCGTCCAGAGGACCGGCTCTCCGCACTGTGGAGCGCCGCCGCTTTCGACGCGGCACAACGCCCCGCTTCGCTGACCGCACTGCGGCGCGAGGTTCGAATCCAGGTCCGTGAGGCGGTGCGCGCCGTTTTGACGGAACAAGTGAACGATCTGTTGAAGGAAGTGGAGACAGGCGGAACCCTGTTCCTCACGCCGGAGGGCAAGTACAGCGATGACGGCCTCCTGCACCGGTTCCGGCTGGCGTATCAGCCGCTGTTCCGCGCAGCCCGCCAACATTACATCGCCGCCATCTCATACGATCCGTTCGCATACAGACGACGCCTCGGCGTTTGGGTGCGCATCGTGCCCGTGCCCCCGGCTCAGGATGTCGTCCAAATGTTGCGCTCCCACCGCGTGATCACTGTCAGTCAGGTGATCCTGCATGTCCTCACGGCAGGGGTCCCGCGTCAGCCCGGTTCCAGGGATGAGGAATCCCTCCCGGCGCGGATGTGCGGCCAATCACAGGCGCATCGCCCGTTGGTGGCGGCCGGTCGGACACACGCGGCCGGCGCCCCCGCGGGGCTCACCCTAGCCGATGTGGAACGGGGCGTCATGCACTTCTTGGAGCAGTTGCCTGAACCCGTGCAGGCGGCCGCGGATCTTCGCGCCAACCCGCGCCGTGCCGTGCGCCGTGCGCTCAAATCCATGGTCCGCGCGGGCGTGTTGCGGGAGACAGCCGGCCGGTACTCGCTCCGGGCGTGTAAGACCGACAGACACTTTCCCAACGTACCGGACATCGTGTCTTTTTTCACCAACTCACTGAACGAGACGCTGCAGGCGGCG